A single genomic interval of Lathyrus oleraceus cultivar Zhongwan6 chromosome 7, CAAS_Psat_ZW6_1.0, whole genome shotgun sequence harbors:
- the LOC127105664 gene encoding linamarin synthase 1, whose amino-acid sequence MQLAKLFRCNGFHITFVNTEFNHKRLIKSLGEEFVKGLPDFQFETIPDGLPESDKDATQDIPTLCDSTRKNCYGPFKELVMKLNTSSPYPVTCIIADGTFGFAGRVARDLGILELQLWTASACGFVGYLQFEELVKRGVLPFKDKIKLVFYIASCYSLCF is encoded by the coding sequence ATGCAGTTAGCCAAACTCTTCCGTTGCAACGGTTTCCACATAACCTTTGTCAACACCGAGTTCAACCACAAACGTTTGATTAAATCTCTTGGAGAAGAGTTTGTGAAAGGTCTCCCAGATTTTCAATTCGAGACCATACCTGATGGTTTACCAGAATCAGATAAGGATGCAACACAGGATATTCCAACGTTGTGTGATTCAACTAGGAAAAACTGTTATGGTCCATTCAAAGAGCTTGTGATGAAGCTCAACACTTCATCACCATATCCAGTTACATGCATAATTGCTGATGGAACTTTCGGGTTTGCTGGAAGAGTGGCAAGAGATTTAGGGATCCTAGAGTTACAGCTATGGACAGCTTCTGCTTGTGGCTTTGTTGGATATTTGCAATTTGAGGAACTTGTCAAAAGAGGAGTTCTTCCATTCAAAGATAAAATTAAATTAGTTTTCTATATTGCATCTTGTTATAGTTTGTGCTTTTGA
- the LOC127105666 gene encoding pathogenesis-related thaumatin-like protein 3.5: MPIVVVPWKLLTFFFVLFTLLSCTFSNIFTITNNCPYTIWPGTLAGAGTPPLPTTGFQLDSGQAVKLTSVPGWSGRIWARTGCTFDATGIGKCQTGDCGGRLECDGNGAAPPTSLFEITLGLGNQQDYYDVSMVDGYNLPLLVLPRGVYGNSACNSTGCVTDLNRGCPKELQVVGGDGYQGSVIGCKSACEAFGSDQYYCSGQFANPTICQPSYYSTIFKKACPRAYSYAFDDGSSTFTCKAYEYDIVFCPTSNKINKPNGAFPPPPPPSIGFPYEKVQQDSSSSSIIILPFRETVFLLVIIILMFIEKTLPLI, from the exons ATGCCAATAGTTGTTGTACCTTGGAAACTCCTAACTTTCTTTTTTGTTCTTTTCACTTTGTTATCTTGCACTTTCTCTAACATATTCACCATAACAAACAATTGTCCTTATACTATATGGCCCGGCACGCTTGCCGGCGCAGGAACGCCGCCGCTTCCAACGACCGGATTCCAGCTTGACTCAGGTCAAGCTGTGAAACTAACTAGTGTTCCTGGTTGGTCAGGTCGGATATGGGCGAGGACCGGTTGCACATTTGATGCAACAGGAATCGGGAAATGTCAAACTGGTGATTGCGGTGGAAGGCTTGAATGTGATGGGAATGGTGCAGCTCCACCTACTTCACTTTTTGAGATTACACTTGGGCTAGGTAACCAACAAGATTACTATGATGTTAGCATGGTTGATGGCTACAATTTGCCTTTGCTTGTTCTACCAAGAGGTGTATATGGTAATAGTGCCTGTAATTCTACAGGTTGTGTAACTGATCTTAACAGAG GTTGTCCAAAAGAACTTCAAGTGGTTGGTGGTGATGGATACCAAGGTAGTGTAATTGGTTGTAAGAGTGCCTGTGAAGCATTTGGATCAGATCAGTACTACTGCAGTGGACAATTTGCTAATCCAACAATATGCCAACCTTCCTattattccacaattttcaagAAGGCTTGTCCAAGAGCTTATAGCTATGCATTTGATGATGGAAGCAGCACTTTCACTTGCAAAGCTTATGAATATGACATTGTGTTCTGTCCTACTAGCAACAA GATTAACAAACCAAATGGTGCATTTCCTCCTCCACCACCGCCATCAATTGGATTTCCTTACGAGAAGGTTCAGCAAGACAGTTCTTCTTCAAGTATTATCATCTTGCCCTTTCGAGAAACAGTGTTTCTACTAGTTATCATAATCTTGATGTTTATAGAGAAGACTTTGCCACTGATTTGA